In Malus sylvestris chromosome 2, drMalSylv7.2, whole genome shotgun sequence, the genomic stretch GTTTAGAAATCGAGTGAAAAGAGTTGGGCTCGTTTAAAAGCGGCATAGCCCAACAAGTTTATAGAAAGTCCGCCACAACTCTTGATCACAAAATAGGCTGTTGTGTTGCGGTAAGCATGACACTGAAACCTATTTTGTTGTGCCGGCTCGGCCCATCTATTTTGCTTAGAGGTTAAAAAGAATCTTGCAAATGTATACCTTGTACAGATTAATGTCTGAACCCAAACTGTTGAGTATGGCAGCAACAAAAGAATCACCGGCACCGGTAGTATCAACAGCATCAGTTTTGATACCTGCAACCTTACCCTTATATTCCTGCAccacgataaaaaaaaaaaaaagggatcaaCAAAACCCAACTAAACTGCAGGTAAAAACCAATTAACTATTTACATCATGATGGATGTTAACCTTTGTGTAGTATCTGCAGCCTGCTGGCCCTTCAGTTACAAGCAGAAGCTTCAGATTGGGGTGGTAAAGCTTTTTCAAGACCACCTCATCATCATAAGGATCATCACCTCCGGTTAAGAATTCAATTTCTTCCTCGCTTATCTGCAATTTCAAGAATACATTATAACACGTGGATTAGTAACACTAGGAAACAATGTGTGGCCGTTACACTAAACAGCGTAATGCACCTTAATAATTTCAGCTTGGTTCCATATGCTCATAATGCCTTTCTGAGCAGCCTCTGCAGATGGCCACAGTGGCAATCTCAGATTCGGGTCATAAGAGAGTATACAACCGGCCCTTTTGGCAATGTCCATTGCCGCAAGATGAGCTGATCTGCACGGTTCCTCAATCAAACTAATTGATCCGTAGTGAAATATGCCGGCCTACATCAGTCAATTATAATATTGTCAGTAACTTAAGGAATTAAAAGTGACTACTGATTACATTTGGATTTGGGGTTTAATGTTTTACCTTTTTAATCAGATTTACATCAAGTTCTTTTTCCTGAAGAAGCATATCAGCACTTGGGTTGCGGTAGAACATGAATTCTCGCTCCCCGTCACTTCTTAGTGTAACGAATGCCAATGCAGTCCGCGCATGCGGATCAAAACGCATCCCGGAATTGTCCACATTGTTTTCTTTCAGAATGTCAGCCAACATGTATCCAAATTCATCTTTACCAACCTGAGATACAAACGGTAGAGACTTTAGTTTATCTAAAACAGAATGGCAACAAAGATCTTAAAGCTATATAGTATATGTCAATGTAGATGCTTAGCACAGTAAATTTGTTGACCCCAAATTGGCAACCACATTGATTGCATATCAAATTCAGTAAGGTTGAAGTATTAACAATATCAATAGTATCCGTGAGATATCCATATTTTGAAAAAGTTCAGTTAACCGCACTACAGAAAAATTCTATATAACACATTTGACCAAAGAAAATAACAGAATGTTGCTAAAGCTAGCTGTAATACAAGGAAGCAGAAAACTAAAAGTGATTTTGGATGATTAGAAAAGCACCTTGCCCATAAAAGCTGCTGAGCCTCCCAATCTTGAAATTCCAACTGCAACATTGGCTGGAGCTCCACCGGCAGCTTTCTTGAAACCATCTGCATCTGCAAGGGAAACTCCGGCACTAGTCGGGACAAAGTCGATCAACATCTCCCCAAAGCAAACAATCAGCTCTGAGTTCTTCTCTTGGATACTACTCTTTTTCTTTAAAGATAACGATTTAGATGAACCTACAAAGAACCAATTGGTTAAGAACTTAAGATCCGTTCAGAAAGCCAAATTTTTCTATCTCAATAATCCAGTGTAAAAGGAGATTATGACTCGTACATTTTTGTGTTAAACAAAATTTCAACTCATTGAATTTGACATGATTCATGTAGAAGTCCTAGATATTACATAACCAATAATTTAATTACGATCATATTTTGTAGCTTAGGGAAAATGTTCTGGATCAAATTTTGCCAAAACCAATTCTCGATATTGTTAAAGGATCAATTGGCTCTAAAAGCTTAAGCTGTCAAGAAATAGGTCAACAACGTATATCAAGCTAACTTATCTTTCTCGCATGCAGCTTCATCCTCCACGTGAAACATGATCACTACATACCAAAAGCTTAGCTTTCAAGAAAATCGGCCAACAATGTACATCGAGTTGACAAATATCCTATCGTTTACCTCGAGAATTCATTTGGGTACAAATGAAATCCAAGATTTAACACGGTAACACAATTTTTCACAAGAATCAAAGGGGGCATCAAAGAAATTAAAGAAAGTGGAATTATTAATACcagaaagagaggaagaattCCTAACAAACTTGAAGCTGCCCTTTTTGGATCGCTCCAGTGTGACAGGGAAGCAGCTGCATCCTGTTGGAgccatttaattaaattaatcaagAGTTGTGTTAATTTTGCTTTCAGACCAAACGTTGAttaaaaagttgaaaacttgaaacGCAGATCAACGTTGGTCCTTTTTACAAAATCTCACAACTCAACTCTGCATATTCATACAATTAgaattttgattaattaaataatccagagtttatatatataacacTTTCGCGGGATCATTAGTTTTGCTTTTATTAGAATGTTTCAATATCTCCAACTGAATTCTCTAATTTTGAGCTAATATTTTGCTTAAATATCTCCAAAATCATCTTTTTACAGTGACCACTTCAACCATAGAGTCCCTATTTTAGTTGGTGATGAGTTTTTTTGGTTATCTTTTGATATCAAAATGTGGGTTGGCTCAactttttaatgttttaatatTGTGTTCTTGGCTGTTaattatgttttttgttttgttgtttggttAACTGTTGGGTGTTGGATTCTAAATAGATAGCGACCAAGTCTTTTGTTATATGTTACAAAAATGGCCATGAGCCAACCTGTTGTAGGCTGATATATTCTCTGTACAAAGATAATATCAAGcaaataaataattaacttTTTTGACGCTTAGTATTGTGGTCCAATGATTCTTGTTCACTTGCAAGTCGGAGTTGTTAATGTTGACTCCGTAAATGGCAActtcgataccaaattattaTGACATGTCCATTGCTTTACTTAATCCACATCTTTTACCTTAGTGTAAAAGAATAGATAGACCAATTTTCATACAAAATTTGCGAATCATGTGATGTGTCACCAGTACTAAATAAGCAAgttaatcaatatttaagtaacAATTTAATTATCAACAACCAAATTATATGGTTTACAAAATATGGTTTAAATAGGTGATTCCTAGCATTACACTGGGTAAAATATATCCTCGTTTATAAAAATGTATAACAAACTACCTTAGTTGAACTTGGTTAAGCGTAAATATAGTCTGGACTATTGAGTAGTCTGACTTTATGTCCATTAGATTGGCaagtaaacaaaaataatttttcctCAACTCAGTCTTTAATAGTTCATTACACTATTGATTAGTCCGGattattgaagaaaaattgaCTGAACTTGCAGAAAAGTTGAACTAATACTTTAATTAGATGTACTTGCAAAAAAGTTGGGTGCCAATATAGGAATGAGGAACAaatcacattcgttcatcgtacatcgtgcggtcagaaatcattgtaaatttttttatttaaaattaaatataaacagtatttGACGAAAACTGTccacacgatgtacaatgaacggatgtgattggaggaCTCTCTCCCAATATAGCACTTAAAGTAATTTGACCTATAGTTTCAAGACATGAGTTGGATTCCCGTCGCCTCCTAAATTAGATCGTCGAGCAAATTTTAGTTCGTTATAGAGGCAAGGTCTCTAGTCAAGTTTACACGAAATACATACCAAATTAATTGGTAAATATTCTTGATCAAGTGTTAAAAAACCTTCCTATGATACAATGATACCTCAAATCTCACATGTGATGGGGAGTTCTTCGGTACCTAAGTAACGATTAGAAGTCCAATAGTCAACTTGAAATAGCAATCATGGATGAACTCTTAGATCGTAAGTTCATAACTAAAGGCACTACAGAAAAACTTAGCCAAATGACAACAACGCACTCCTTATGACAATGCAATATCCTCTTTGTTACAGAATAACGTTGATTTTTAGATAACCAAACACGATCGAGTACTCTTTTGTGAAACAAGTACTAAAAGAACTAAACCCTCTGTCGTCAATTTTGTTAATTAGGTACATGAATAGCATTCAATTGAATGGTCCTtgacaatccaaccgtcaaggcccaaaaatacaagcaattatcaataaataaaagaaaaaagaaaaccaaataaGAATAAGGAAACACAGGAATCTAGAAGTataattacaaatttacaaacaTCTCTTGTCAGTCATACTTAAAGTAAATATATGTTGGCAGTATTACAATTCTTAAAGCCATATATTCTTGCAAAGTATagatattagaaaatataatttatgATGCTGCAATAATAGATaaaatatgaaatatatatCCTTCATTTTTGGTATTGAAGGTTTTCAGAGAACCCATCCTTGGATGAAGTTGGTCTCACCAGTCAAGCTCCTTGGAATAGATGATCCCTCAGCAGGATGATACGGATGGTACCTgttcaaagttcaaacaaaCAACTATTTTCAGTTTCACATCAGATATTTCTACCATTACTTTTTCATACTAGTAAATTAACCAACGATTTTTTTAGAACTAAGGCGAAGGGATGATTGAAATGAAAACTATATGGATGCAAAAAACAACTCATTCAGCGGCTTAAGCTCGGAAACAAGCATTTTCGCATAAGGATACTGTTGCACCCTTTTTGCATGGGTCGAAacaggtaaaaatgtggtttgaGCTGAGTCAAGATGAGGAGGAAATGGTCTTTAATTCTTCAAAAGATAAATATAGGATGAAGGGAtaagatatatatttttttaaactcTAATTACCAGTATTTTTGTAGTTGAAGTTGTTCCAGAAAAACAATGATCAGATCAGTGAGTTTAGCTGAAACCACAAAAGAGAATTGATGAAATACCCCATTTGTATGACAGGTTCAGGTGTACAGTCCATGGGGTTGGTTTGTGAAGAATGCAAAGAAAAGTTGCTACTTCCAGCCGCTGCATCTGAGCTCcacatgttttgaatgacattcagaTTCTGCCCTTCTGCCTCAAGCTGAtcaaattaaagcacataaacaaaatactaattatgattaattagaTTAATGCCACAAATATGGAGGAATATTGCTGTATAATTAAATAGAGAGGAATATCAGGATCGTATATACCTTGACCCTCAGCTGCTTGTTGAGGTCTCCAAGGTGACGCTCCTGCCATATTTGAATATTACAAAACAATTGGATGCTAATGACAAACTTAGAACACAAAACTTTGCAAGAAAAACATAACAAATTATAGGTCAATAACTATTTGGGTTTGTGAAGGTTATACAGCTAATTTAATCATGAAAATGTTCTGTTATTTTAGTCGAAATGTTTGTCAGTTTACATTGCAGGAAATCTAAACATGGACCAATCATAATCCTAACTCATCCATCACCACATACATATGCAATGACATGACAATAGAGGGACGCTGAAGAGCTCTTTATACGTAGAAGATGGTTAATTAACTGTATATAATTAAATTCAGAATTCTCTTACGTACCTTTTTGCGCAGGTCCTCCATTTGTTCAATCATAA encodes the following:
- the LOC126600000 gene encoding probable fructokinase-7, coding for MAPTGCSCFPVTLERSKKGSFKFVRNSSSLSGSSKSLSLKKKSSIQEKNSELIVCFGEMLIDFVPTSAGVSLADADGFKKAAGGAPANVAVGISRLGGSAAFMGKVGKDEFGYMLADILKENNVDNSGMRFDPHARTALAFVTLRSDGEREFMFYRNPSADMLLQEKELDVNLIKKAGIFHYGSISLIEEPCRSAHLAAMDIAKRAGCILSYDPNLRLPLWPSAEAAQKGIMSIWNQAEIIKISEEEIEFLTGGDDPYDDEVVLKKLYHPNLKLLLVTEGPAGCRYYTKEYKGKVAGIKTDAVDTTGAGDSFVAAILNSLGSDINLYKDEQKLREALLFANGCGALTVQKKGAIPALPTKEAVNQLLQQTTD